In Alphaproteobacteria bacterium, the following proteins share a genomic window:
- a CDS encoding indolepyruvate oxidoreductase subunit beta has translation MNGPAGGDASYNIVVAGTGGQGVMTASEVLAQTALAAGFDVKKTEVAGMAQRGGSVNSQVRFGRQILCPSIAPGEADLLLALEPAEGLRWLGCLKPEGAALVNLTALIPPVVSTGAASYPEDPLASMQASGRAVQGIEATEVSRRLGEPRLVNMVMLGAASAKLPLDPELLAETAMARFLERKKALAELNLRAFKAGQELVGTTSGAG, from the coding sequence ATGAATGGCCCCGCCGGCGGCGACGCCAGCTACAACATCGTGGTCGCGGGAACCGGCGGCCAGGGCGTGATGACGGCCTCGGAAGTGCTGGCGCAAACCGCGCTGGCGGCCGGCTTCGACGTCAAGAAAACCGAGGTCGCCGGCATGGCCCAGCGCGGCGGCAGCGTCAACTCGCAGGTGCGCTTCGGGCGGCAAATCCTCTGCCCCTCGATTGCGCCCGGCGAGGCCGACCTGCTGCTGGCCCTGGAACCGGCCGAGGGCCTGCGCTGGCTCGGCTGCCTCAAGCCCGAGGGCGCCGCCCTGGTCAACCTGACGGCCTTGATACCGCCGGTGGTCTCGACCGGTGCCGCCAGTTACCCCGAAGACCCGCTGGCCAGCATGCAGGCCTCCGGGCGGGCGGTGCAGGGCATCGAGGCGACGGAGGTAAGCCGGCGACTGGGAGAGCCCCGCCTGGTCAACATGGTGATGCTGGGCGCGGCCAGCGCCAAGTTGCCGCTCGATCCGGAATTGCTGGCGGAAACCGCCATGGCCCGCTTCCTGGAGCGCAAGAAGGCCCTGGCCGAGCTCAACCTGCGGGCCTTCAAGGCCGGGCAAGAGCTAGTGGGTACTACCTCAGGGGCAGGCTGA